The Spirosoma sp. SC4-14 DNA window CAATAGTATTGCAATTGACAAAATAGTCAATTTTTTATCTATTTTAAATTTCTGTGTTAATAACGAGAATAATATCAAATCTATTAATCCAAAGAAAATAGAGTAAACTATTTCTGCAAGCATAATGGTTTAATTTTTAAGTAAACTAATTTCGCGGGTTGCTTGCTAATGTTTATATGGCTTTTCCAATGAGGCTCCTAGTTTCAAACCTTCCGATATTCCGATATTAGACTATATCAACTTAACTAAATCCGACTTTGACATAGGTAAAAAGATGAAAACCTGACCAGTATTATAATTGACTACCAGCACATTGTTCAGCCTGCTGGCTCAGATTAAGTCTTGAGTAGTACATTTTATTTGCGTTTTTTAAAAATTAACCTACTTACTTCTTTATCGCTAATCTCAGGTTGAACCTGAATTGTTATTGAATCGCCAAAAGCTTTTTGGGTAAATGTCATATATAACTCTTTTATTCTAATATATCCAGCAAATTTAGAATACTCATTTGTTGTATCTTTGTTAAGCAACGTCGCATGTAATTGCTCAAAAGAGTAATCTTTTTCTTTGTCGGCTTTCCCCATAAAAGAAACTACAATGACAAATGTTTGGCTTTTTTTGTTTACTTTTTCCTTTTTGTCGTTTTTATATAGTATACTTTGTTCTACCCAAGCTTCTTTTATGTGAAAGAAGAGGTTCTGTGAGATTAACTCATATCTCCCCAGCAAAACATCATGTTCTTTGGCTTCTTGAGAAGATTGTGAAATTATCCTAATTGGATTATCCATTGACCCTTCAAGAATTGTCATGAAATACCCTATGAGCACCAAAATGCTTATTAATACTAAAAATAAAACAACTATTTTTCTCATACATTCCTAATTGTGTCTTATGTCTTCTTGTTCGATTTCAGGGTTTAAATCGTTTATTTTTTTCGAATCAATATTTTTTCTATTTGCATTCGCGTTTAATGTTTTTGGTACATCTGGAGCAATTTTGTCTATATTGTTATACAATATATTTTTATATCGGTAGTTAGGTATAGCAGGTAAGTTTCCAGAAGGAGTAGATTTAGTGGGGCCAACCTTAGATTCGGTAGGTCCCGTTTTTGTGTATCCAGGGTCTATGCCGGCAGCATCCAATGCCTTTGAAACAACATCTGCACAATTGCAGTTGATAACATTATAATCTTTTAAAGCTTCATCACTTGCGGCTTTAACAGCCCTTGCATCAGTTTCAGTATCAGTTGAGAATCTGATCTGTTCTGAGTATTCGGCGGACAAATTTGTTCTGTCGAATTCTGCTTTAGTACCGAAAGGTAATCTTGTTCGAGCTGAAGGGCCTCCAATAATAGGATTTGAGTTCCAAGTCCATTCTTTATCTCGTCTTCCATCTTTTGATATAAATGTCCATCCTGTTTTATCATTCCCTATTAAAACAGCACTATGCCCTGCTGCAAGGCCAGCAATCCCTGTTGCCCCCTTAGGATTGTTTAAAACAATTATATCTTTTGGAGAAGCTCCATTCGGATCAATAAATCGTATTGGGTTATCAAAGTTCATTGAATACGGTGACCAGCCTGGCATTTTGTATGTCAACGGATCCACCACCATCCATCTCCCAATAGTTGGATCATACATCCTGGCCCCGTAATCGAGCCACTCCGTCTGGGGCTGTTTCTCCTTGCCGTTGTAAAGATACTTGTTTTTATCGCTGCCGGTGCGCTGGATGGGTAAACCAAAGGCATAGTACTCGGTCTCCTGAATGATGGTGCCGTTTTCGTCCATCACCGCCCGCACGTTGCCCAGATGGTCTTTCAGATAGTACTGCACGCTGTAGACCCCGGCTTCGTTGACCAGTTGGCCTTCTTGCAGGCCGATGCGCAGCAGGATGTTGTCGGCCCGGTACTCGAAGCCACCCGCATAGAAGGTGTTGAGGTTGTCGGGGGCTTCGTACTTTAATAGACTTAATCAGAGTAAATCAATTGAGAAGGCCAACCATTAGGAGGATTTATAGATAAGCTATCAATTACGGGGGTATCCCAGTCTATTAGTGAGAGTGAATCGTCATTGCAGCTGATTTTTACATAATATTTTTTACCTATATAATATCGTTGAGACCCAGTAATAGATTGATAATCTTTAGTTATTATCTTGTTTTTGTAGCTAAATTGAAGTGTGGCAAATTTTCCTGATTTTTTATAATAAGTTTCTTTTAAGGTAGCTACAGTAACTTTATAGCATTTGTTAATATAATGCCTCTTCATAATCCCATGCACCGTTAGGTAAGACATTATTGCCAATAGTGATCCAAGAATAATTTTATTTGGAAGGGATAAACTTTTTAAGAATTCCATTATTTCTATTTCTGAGAAAAAGACTTATCTAACTCGTTTTTATTCAACTCATTGGTGGTGTTAAATAAGCCTTTATTTAGTAATAACTGCCCCCCTACACTATAACGCCCCATTAGATTTTGCAATTCATTTTCCCAATAATTCGAAAATGTGCCATAAAATACATCAGAACCGGCTGCTGGATTTATATTACCTATGACCTGGTTATTGACAGTTAAGTCAACCTGTGAGGTGAATACTGCACCAGCAAGAGGAGTCATTGTTAAGTCTGCAAATGTATCAGCAAAATCTATCGATTTCATTGATTCCATTAAACCATTACCTTTTAACCATCCTGTGACAACTTGGGATGATAGACTTACAACGAGCTTACGTGTTGCTGCCGCTCGATCAAAAGAGAAAGTATTTCGTAAAACCCATGGTACTACGATTCGAGCTGCTGGTGCAACTGATATAGTTGCCAAAGTAGTAACAGTAGCTATACTATACTTTCTATTTTCCTGTGCAGTATATATATAAGGGTTGTATTGTTCATTGTTATACTTTGAGAATAAAAGCCAACTCCCAGGATAATTAGCTTGAAGGTTACTGTACTGGGTAACCGTGACTGATGGTAAATCTTTTAAAGGAGAATATGTGCCGTCTTTATTTACTTTCATACTGTCTAATCCTAATATATCTATGTGATTTATTGGATTATTCACTACATAAGCATAGGGTGATATGCTTAAAGATTTTTCAGAAGCAGCATCAACACAATTCCACCGGCCAATAGTTGGATCATACATCCTAAACCCATAATCGAGCCACTCCGTCTGAGGCTGCTTCTCCTTGCCGTTATAAAGATACTTGTTTTTATCGCTGCCGGTGTGCTGGATGGGCAAACCAAAGGCATAGTACTCGGTCTCCTGAATGATGGTGCCGTTTTCGTCCATCACCGCCCGCACGTTGCCCAGATGGTCTTTCAGATAGTACTGTACGCTGTAGACCCCGGCCTCGTTGACCAGTTGGCCTTCTTGCAGGCCGATGCGCAGCAGGGCGTTGTCGGCCCGGTACTCGAAGCCACCCGCATAGAAGGTGTTGAGGTTGTCGGGAGCTTCGCTTTTGAGCTTGGTGCCACTGGCATCGTAGGTGTAGAGCACCGTGAGGTTGTTGCGCGTCAGGCTCCGGGGCAGGTTGAGCACGTTGTAGGAAACGCTGCTCAGGCTTCGGTTGAGGTCTTTGGTCAGGTTGCCATTGGCATCGTAGGCCAGCTCATCGTTGGTATTGGCCCCGTTGATGAACCCCTTCACGGGCTGGCTTTCGTTCGTGCTGGCATCATCGACGCGGGTGAGTCGGTTACCGTTGTACTGGTAGCTCAACTGGTCGATGGTGGTGTTGGCATAGCTGCGGGTCAGCGAGAGAATGTTGCCATTGGCATCGTACTGAATCGGCGATTCGTTGTAGCCACTAAAGTTACCCGTTCCGGTGGCATTGGTTAGCCGGTTGGCCGGGTCGTAGGTCAGGTTCATGCCACCGCTGTAGCCTTTGGTCGTCCACGACTGGCTGGCGATGTTGCCGTTTTCCTGATAGGTCAGCTTCAGCGAGAAGGGTTGCCCGCTGGTGGTCTGGTGGTCGCCCAGCCAGCCGCGTGGCGTGTATTTGTAGCTACGGATGTGGCGACCGCCGTGCAGTGATTTGGCCGCCAGTTGGCCCACTTCGTTGTAGAGGTTTTCGACATGGGTATAGCTCTTTTTGAGAGTATAGTTCTCATTGAGTGCCTGCTGGTAGAGCGCATGGTCGGTTTTGGTGAGCCGGTTAGCATGGTCGTAGCTGAAGGTTTTGATCAGTCGGTAGGCGCTGCTACTGGTGGCCTGGGTGGTCCATTCCAGTTCGGGTTTACCATCGAAGGCCAGTTTATAGCTGACCCGTTCGTAGGCACTGCTGCCCAGTCCATACAACTGGCGCAGGGTTTGCACTACGCGGTATTTGTCGTCGTAGTAGATGACCGTTTGCAGCCAGTCGCCATAGGTGCCATCGGGTTTGAGGACACGGGCTTTGGAGCCGGTTTGCAGGCCCAGCCGTTGTTGGTTTGGGTTGGCGGCAAACTGCTCGCCGGTCAGCCCCAGCTCGTTGGTATAGCCCTGAAAAGGGGTAAAGGTATAGTTGTCGTAGTAGGTGTAGAGCAGTGGGGTTTCGGTACCGCCGGGTTTGACCCCCATTTCGGTTTGCCGGTTGAGGTTGTCGTATTTGTAGTAGAAGACAGTGCTGTTGCCGTCGGTGGCGGTTTCCAGCAGATCGGTATCGCCTTTGTAGGTCATGTGAGTGGCATTGGCACCGGGCACTTTTTTGTCGGTGAGCCGCCCGTGGTCGTCGTAGGCGTAGAGAAAGGCATGTTTGTTAAGATCGTTCTGGGGATTACCGTTCTGGTCGGTACGGGTAAACATGGGTTGGAGCACGGCGCGGAGTTGCCCCAGATTGTCGTAGACATAGTAGGTATCGAGCAGGGTGCTGCCATCGCCCGATGCTTTGACCCGTTTGAGAACGATTCGGCCATAACGGTCAGTAAACTCGGTCGTTTCGGCACCGTTTTCGTCGGTAGTGCGGGTGAACTGGAGAGTATTGGCGGGGTAGTTAGTCGGTTGAGTGGTGATGTTGGTGAGGCTGTTACCGGTAACCAGAAATCGTTTGACTTCGTTTTGGGTATTGACCCCATAGGTTCGGTTAGCGGAGTTGCTGGCCCCAGGGGCTTTCAGCGAAGCGATCCGGTTGAGGGGAGAGTGTTCGTAGGTAGTTTGCGTGGCAAATGTTTCGTCGGACGTTCCGCCGTTGATGGGTGTCGAGACGTTATTGCCATTGGCGTAGTAGGCTTTGGCTTTAGCTTTGACATCGGTCGCCGACTGGCTGGCGGCCCCGTTTGTGGTATAGGGGGCAGGCAGGAAGGTTCTGGTGGGCCGGTTAAGGTTGTCGTATTCGGTGAGAGCGAGCACATCACCTTTAGAGGCAGCCTCGAAGGCCATGATCCTGAGGGTGGGTTTACCGAGCCCATCGAAATAGGTGACCTGGCTGGCAGCCTGAGCCGAGTTGGCCGATGTTTCGTTGAAGTTGCCTGTGGAGCTAGGTTTTTTGTACTGTCGGCTGATGATGAATGTACTGGACTGAGCCCAGGCACTGTAAGCCAGGAGGCTATAGCATAGGACGATGACGCAACGGTAGTAGTGATTCATACACAGGCATCTAGAGTTAACGACAACAGTTGTCTCGTGCTATGGAAGTGCGGGTTTGAGTACCGGCAATAACACGAGACAAAGTTGAGCGTAGCACTAGGCTGTTTCAATACCCCCAAAGGGGTAAGTTGGGGGTATTTTGGGGGTAGAGGCATCCAGTTGGCGTAAGAGACGCCTAAATTCGGTCTTCTTTGCGGGTGCGAATGTTGGTAGTAAAACAGGAACCTACCAAAATCCTAGCCCCGTTAGGGATGTAACAGGCTTTTACCTTGTTACATCCCTAACGGGGCTAGGAGTGTTGCTCTTTTGGACTGCTCTACCGATAGTTTACCCACTGGGCTTTGGTTTCGGTAGGTGTGTTCAGGCGTCAACTCATTGACGCCTGAACATTCGGGATGACTACTTTTTACAGAATGAATAGCCTTTAGGCTATTACCTACTACATTTCCTGAGTAGTAAACTGAACCGTGTCGACAGCAAACAGGGGTTTTTGCTTCGCTTCTGGATTAACAAAAACCAGATAGAGTTTGTGTTGCCCGGAAACGGGTTGCCGG harbors:
- a CDS encoding RHS repeat-associated core domain-containing protein; the encoded protein is MDENGTIIQETEYYAFGLPIQRTGSDKNKYLYNGKEKQPQTEWLDYGARMYDPTIGRWMVVDPLTYKMPGWSPYSMNFDNPIRFIDPNGASPKDIIVLNNPKGATGIAGLAAGHSAVLIGNDKTGWTFISKDGRRDKEWTWNSNPIIGGPSARTRLPFGTKAEFDRTNLSAEYSEQIRFSTDTETDARAVKAASDEALKDYNVINCNCADVVSKALDAAGIDPGYTKTGPTESKVGPTKSTPSGNLPAIPNYRYKNILYNNIDKIAPDVPKTLNANANRKNIDSKKINDLNPEIEQEDIRHN
- a CDS encoding RHS repeat-associated core domain-containing protein, with protein sequence MNHYYRCVIVLCYSLLAYSAWAQSSTFIISRQYKKPSSTGNFNETSANSAQAASQVTYFDGLGKPTLRIMAFEAASKGDVLALTEYDNLNRPTRTFLPAPYTTNGAASQSATDVKAKAKAYYANGNNVSTPINGGTSDETFATQTTYEHSPLNRIASLKAPGASNSANRTYGVNTQNEVKRFLVTGNSLTNITTQPTNYPANTLQFTRTTDENGAETTEFTDRYGRIVLKRVKASGDGSTLLDTYYVYDNLGQLRAVLQPMFTRTDQNGNPQNDLNKHAFLYAYDDHGRLTDKKVPGANATHMTYKGDTDLLETATDGNSTVFYYKYDNLNRQTEMGVKPGGTETPLLYTYYDNYTFTPFQGYTNELGLTGEQFAANPNQQRLGLQTGSKARVLKPDGTYGDWLQTVIYYDDKYRVVQTLRQLYGLGSSAYERVSYKLAFDGKPELEWTTQATSSSAYRLIKTFSYDHANRLTKTDHALYQQALNENYTLKKSYTHVENLYNEVGQLAAKSLHGGRHIRSYKYTPRGWLGDHQTTSGQPFSLKLTYQENGNIASQSWTTKGYSGGMNLTYDPANRLTNATGTGNFSGYNESPIQYDANGNILSLTRSYANTTIDQLSYQYNGNRLTRVDDASTNESQPVKGFINGANTNDELAYDANGNLTKDLNRSLSSVSYNVLNLPRSLTRNNLTVLYTYDASGTKLKSEAPDNLNTFYAGGFEYRADNALLRIGLQEGQLVNEAGVYSVQYYLKDHLGNVRAVMDENGTIIQETEYYAFGLPIQHTGSDKNKYLYNGKEKQPQTEWLDYGFRMYDPTIGRWNCVDAASEKSLSISPYAYVVNNPINHIDILGLDSMKVNKDGTYSPLKDLPSVTVTQYSNLQANYPGSWLLFSKYNNEQYNPYIYTAQENRKYSIATVTTLATISVAPAARIVVPWVLRNTFSFDRAAATRKLVVSLSSQVVTGWLKGNGLMESMKSIDFADTFADLTMTPLAGAVFTSQVDLTVNNQVIGNINPAAGSDVFYGTFSNYWENELQNLMGRYSVGGQLLLNKGLFNTTNELNKNELDKSFSQK